One window of Chloroflexus aggregans DSM 9485 genomic DNA carries:
- a CDS encoding CCA tRNA nucleotidyltransferase — protein MDHLTNRLEPPLQHILACAAALAATVDATLWLVGGVVRDLLLELPIGRDIDLAVEGDVTRLAPLLATTLGGTITARHPAFGTATLAVDHWIIDLAQTRTEYYPQPAVLPVVQPAPLTTDLARRDFSINAMAIRLVADDGRLLPMPLFDPLNGAVDLAARRLRLLHDRSLRDDPTRILRGVRLAARLNLTPEPATAAQIETALTNGYLALLTPERIQTELCLTLSEPDPAAVVALADRWQVTSHIIPGLHWSSALAERLARYRHDEAGIAGLAPAEPVIAGLLLYDLSEDDLQAVRQRYHLPTPFRRLLIELSRLRSLAQSITTTLSPSQLDALLHSYSTATIAVLHYAATTSTASLIARYLREWRPLRPPLTGDDLQAMGVAPGPQLGRLLRDLRAATLDGTVTDRVTAERWVYQQLAAARS, from the coding sequence ATGGATCATCTTACCAACCGGCTTGAGCCACCGTTACAGCACATCCTCGCCTGCGCCGCCGCCTTAGCTGCTACCGTCGATGCCACTCTTTGGTTAGTTGGTGGTGTCGTGCGTGATCTGCTGCTCGAACTACCAATTGGACGAGACATCGATCTAGCAGTTGAAGGCGATGTTACTCGTTTAGCTCCCCTATTGGCCACGACGTTGGGCGGCACGATCACCGCCCGCCATCCGGCGTTTGGCACTGCCACCCTTGCCGTTGATCACTGGATTATTGACTTAGCCCAGACGCGCACCGAATATTATCCGCAACCTGCGGTGTTACCGGTTGTTCAACCGGCACCCCTCACCACCGATCTCGCCCGCCGCGATTTCAGCATCAACGCAATGGCGATCCGGCTTGTGGCCGACGATGGCCGGTTGTTGCCGATGCCCCTCTTCGATCCGCTCAACGGTGCCGTTGATCTCGCCGCGCGACGGCTACGTCTTCTCCACGACCGTAGTCTGCGCGATGACCCGACTCGTATCCTGCGTGGCGTTCGCTTGGCAGCCCGCCTCAATCTCACACCCGAACCGGCGACCGCGGCTCAGATCGAAACTGCCCTTACCAACGGCTATCTCGCACTCCTGACGCCAGAACGCATCCAAACGGAATTATGCCTTACGCTCAGTGAACCCGACCCGGCAGCAGTCGTGGCCCTGGCCGATCGATGGCAGGTGACCTCGCACATCATCCCCGGCTTACACTGGTCGTCGGCGCTGGCGGAACGACTGGCGCGCTACCGACATGATGAAGCCGGGATTGCCGGCCTGGCTCCAGCCGAACCGGTGATCGCCGGCTTATTGCTCTACGATCTGAGCGAAGACGATCTCCAAGCTGTCCGACAACGCTACCATCTACCTACTCCGTTCCGGCGCTTATTGATCGAACTGAGCCGGCTACGTTCGCTTGCCCAAAGCATTACCACAACACTCAGTCCTAGTCAGCTTGACGCGTTGTTGCATAGCTATAGCACAGCGACAATCGCTGTGCTACACTACGCTGCAACAACATCGACGGCATCACTAATCGCACGCTATCTGCGCGAATGGCGTCCGTTGCGCCCACCACTCACCGGCGACGATCTGCAAGCCATGGGCGTTGCACCGGGGCCACAATTAGGCCGCCTGCTGCGTGATCTGCGTGCGGCTACCCTCGACGGTACGGTGACCGACCGTGTCACTGCTGAGCGATGGGTATATCAACAACTGGCTGCTGCTCGCTCTTGA
- a CDS encoding circularly permuted type 2 ATP-grasp protein: protein MPDATIPLVGQPPFEQYTLTGAYDEMFAPDGSVRPAYAELARRLSALSREELQQRQRYADLTFLNQGITFTVYGNESGTERVFPYDLLPRIITADEWQQIERGLSQRIIALNHFLRDIYHDQQILRDGVIPRELVYSCRHYRREMRGLPVPRNVYTAIVGTDLVRLPDGQFVVLEDNLRVPSGVSYMLTNRAVMKRAFPHLFGAHGVRPIDHYGQALLATLRALAPDHRPEPTIALLTPGVFNSAYFEHTFLARQMGIELVEGRDLIAHDNVVYMRTTGGLRRVDVIYRRIDDDFLDPMVFRPDSMLGVPGLLNAYRAGNVVLANAIGTGVADDKAIYAYVPAIIRYYLGEEPILPNVPTYLCNWSDERAYVLEHLDELVVKAVGESGGYDMLIGPHSTREQQAQFAERIRANPRNYIAQPTLQLSCAPCFIDGVIEPRHVDLRPFILFDGEATTIVPGGLTRVALRRGSLVVNSSQGGGSKDTWVLY from the coding sequence ATGCCCGACGCCACCATTCCGCTTGTTGGCCAACCGCCATTTGAACAGTACACCTTAACCGGTGCTTACGACGAGATGTTTGCGCCAGACGGCAGCGTGCGCCCAGCCTACGCCGAGTTAGCCCGCCGCCTCAGCGCGCTGAGCCGGGAAGAATTGCAGCAGCGGCAACGCTACGCTGACCTAACCTTCCTCAATCAGGGGATCACGTTTACGGTCTATGGCAACGAATCCGGCACCGAACGGGTCTTCCCCTACGACCTGTTGCCCCGCATCATCACCGCTGACGAATGGCAGCAGATTGAGCGCGGTTTAAGCCAGCGCATTATCGCGCTCAATCACTTCTTGCGCGACATTTACCACGATCAGCAAATTCTGCGCGATGGCGTCATTCCCCGCGAGCTGGTCTACAGTTGCCGCCATTACCGGCGCGAGATGCGCGGCTTGCCCGTGCCGCGCAATGTGTATACCGCGATTGTGGGCACCGATCTGGTGCGTTTGCCCGATGGTCAGTTTGTGGTGCTCGAAGATAATCTGCGCGTGCCGAGCGGCGTCAGCTATATGCTGACCAACCGGGCAGTGATGAAACGCGCCTTTCCACATCTGTTCGGCGCCCACGGGGTACGCCCGATCGACCATTACGGGCAGGCGTTGCTCGCCACCTTGCGCGCCTTGGCCCCCGACCACCGGCCTGAACCAACGATTGCTTTGCTCACCCCCGGCGTCTTTAATTCAGCCTACTTTGAACACACCTTCCTTGCCCGCCAGATGGGGATCGAGCTGGTCGAAGGGCGCGACCTGATCGCCCACGATAATGTGGTCTATATGCGCACCACCGGCGGCTTACGGCGGGTTGACGTGATCTACCGCCGGATCGACGACGATTTTCTCGACCCGATGGTCTTCCGGCCTGACTCGATGCTCGGCGTGCCCGGCTTGCTCAACGCTTACCGCGCCGGCAACGTCGTGCTGGCTAACGCGATTGGCACCGGCGTCGCTGATGATAAGGCAATCTATGCCTATGTGCCGGCGATCATTCGCTATTACCTCGGCGAGGAACCGATCTTGCCCAATGTGCCGACCTATCTATGCAACTGGTCAGACGAACGAGCGTATGTGCTCGAACACTTGGATGAATTGGTCGTCAAGGCAGTCGGTGAATCGGGCGGCTACGATATGCTGATCGGCCCACACAGCACGCGCGAGCAACAAGCCCAATTCGCCGAACGCATCCGCGCCAACCCGCGCAACTATATCGCGCAGCCGACCTTGCAACTCTCGTGCGCGCCGTGTTTTATCGATGGCGTCATCGAACCGCGCCACGTCGATCTGCGCCCGTTCATCCTCTTTGACGGCGAGGCCACCACGATTGTGCCCGGCGGGTTGACCCGCGTCGCCCTCCGGCGTGGCTCGCTGGTGGTCAATTCATCGCAAGGCGGCGGCAGTAAGGATACGTGGGTGTTGTATTGA
- a CDS encoding S41 family peptidase: MPALIRFLQFRLPLWLIMPVLLITLIGGMGSGVWLGIWLNRPQTVSACPETTAVCTDFAVFWDVWQLAREQYVDPAAAEPNRMLEGAIDGMLATLGDEGHTRFLTAAEAAQWQESLTGSFEGIGIYVGQRNGALLVLDLIEGSPAATSGLRAGDRIVAVDGTSVEDWTIEQLVARIRGPTGTSVTLEVVRENDEVLRFTITRAKITAQSVTWAMLPDQIALIRITSFDEQAASGLRKALTEAQAAGIRGIILDLRNNPGGLLSTLLMIAGEFLPAETPVLIERNRDGTQHVSKTRKAGIAQDIPLVVLINGGSASAAEILAGALQDAGRAVLVGEKTVGTGTVLTPFRLRNGAQLLLGTQEWRTPSGRQIRGKGIEPDRVVAQPLDVPILWPSEVRNLSAEALAASGDAQLLAAIAALQRE; this comes from the coding sequence ATGCCTGCCCTAATCCGCTTCTTACAATTTCGACTCCCGCTCTGGTTGATTATGCCGGTGTTGCTGATCACCCTCATCGGCGGCATGGGTAGTGGGGTCTGGTTGGGAATCTGGCTCAACCGCCCTCAAACCGTCAGCGCTTGCCCCGAAACCACTGCGGTTTGCACCGATTTTGCCGTCTTTTGGGATGTGTGGCAATTGGCCCGCGAACAGTATGTTGATCCTGCGGCCGCCGAGCCTAACCGCATGCTCGAAGGGGCCATTGATGGCATGCTAGCGACATTGGGTGATGAAGGTCATACCCGTTTCTTGACGGCTGCGGAAGCAGCGCAATGGCAAGAGTCACTTACCGGCTCGTTTGAGGGTATCGGTATTTACGTTGGGCAACGGAACGGCGCGTTACTTGTTTTAGACCTCATTGAGGGATCGCCGGCGGCCACTTCCGGTTTACGTGCCGGTGACCGGATCGTAGCAGTCGATGGCACCTCAGTTGAGGACTGGACAATTGAACAGTTGGTCGCACGCATCCGTGGTCCAACGGGAACATCGGTCACCCTTGAGGTCGTGCGGGAGAACGACGAAGTGTTACGCTTTACCATTACCCGCGCGAAGATCACCGCACAGAGTGTAACGTGGGCAATGTTGCCCGATCAGATCGCCCTGATCCGCATCACTTCGTTCGATGAGCAGGCGGCTAGTGGGTTGCGTAAGGCCTTAACTGAAGCGCAGGCGGCGGGTATTAGGGGGATTATCCTCGATCTCCGCAATAACCCCGGTGGATTGCTCAGCACATTATTGATGATTGCCGGTGAGTTCTTGCCCGCCGAGACACCGGTACTCATTGAGCGTAACCGTGATGGCACACAGCACGTCTCTAAGACGCGCAAGGCAGGGATTGCCCAAGATATACCGCTCGTCGTCCTGATCAATGGCGGGTCGGCGAGCGCTGCCGAGATTTTGGCCGGGGCATTACAAGATGCCGGACGGGCGGTGTTGGTTGGAGAAAAGACGGTAGGTACCGGTACGGTCTTGACACCGTTCCGTCTCCGTAACGGCGCCCAATTGCTCCTGGGAACACAAGAGTGGCGCACCCCATCGGGACGCCAAATTCGTGGTAAGGGGATCGAACCGGATCGGGTCGTGGCACAGCCGCTCGACGTACCAATCCTTTGGCCATCGGAAGTGCGGAACCTGAGTGCCGAAGCGTTGGCTGCGAGCGGCGATGCGCAATTGTTAGCAGCAATTGCCGCACTCCAACGAGAGTAA
- a CDS encoding CUAEP/CCAEP-tail radical SAM (seleno)protein, translating into MNVLLISTYELGHQPLSLASPAAWLRRASAAVTCVDTSVSPLTAAMAAEAGLIAISVPMHTATRLALELLPRLRAAAPNAFIVCYGLYAPLNAAMLRTAGADCCLGGEVEELLTTIWQRLAAGERPPAVDAIALNRLDLVPPDRSGLPPLNRYATLINGAETRLAGYTETTRGCKHLCRHCPVVPVYNGRFRVVPRETVLADIRDQVAAGARHITFGDPDFLNGPGHVLPIVRAMHAEFPDLTYDVTIKVEHILRYAHLLPELRATGCIMAVSAVEALDDEILARFAKRHTRADVARAVALLRANDIALNATFVAFTPWTTRQIYRDLLLGIAELGLIESVAPVQYGLRLLIPAGSRLLELPDVRALVGPFDPAGLVYPWRHPDPAMDTLQQAALELAQCGDHGGMSRTAFYQRLLDLCDQVIGPGPRPATLPPSPPIPRLSEPWYCCAEPNNQQLAARYL; encoded by the coding sequence ATGAACGTCTTGCTCATCTCCACCTACGAACTTGGTCACCAACCGTTGAGTCTCGCCTCGCCCGCGGCATGGTTACGGCGGGCCAGTGCTGCCGTGACCTGCGTTGATACCAGTGTGTCGCCATTGACCGCGGCAATGGCGGCTGAAGCCGGGTTGATTGCTATCTCAGTGCCCATGCACACCGCCACTCGCCTGGCGCTCGAACTGTTACCGCGCCTACGCGCTGCCGCCCCCAATGCCTTTATCGTCTGCTACGGTCTCTACGCGCCGCTCAACGCCGCGATGCTGCGCACCGCCGGCGCCGATTGCTGCCTCGGCGGCGAAGTCGAAGAACTGCTCACCACGATCTGGCAACGCCTAGCCGCCGGCGAACGTCCACCCGCCGTTGACGCTATCGCGCTCAACCGGCTCGATCTGGTTCCGCCCGATCGCAGCGGCTTGCCGCCCCTCAACCGGTACGCCACTCTGATCAATGGCGCCGAAACGCGCCTCGCCGGCTATACCGAAACGACCCGCGGCTGCAAACACCTCTGCCGCCATTGTCCAGTCGTGCCGGTCTACAATGGCCGCTTCCGCGTCGTGCCGCGCGAAACGGTGCTGGCCGACATCCGTGACCAAGTGGCTGCCGGCGCGCGCCACATCACCTTTGGCGACCCCGACTTTCTCAACGGCCCCGGCCACGTCTTGCCGATCGTGCGCGCGATGCACGCCGAGTTCCCTGACTTGACCTACGATGTGACGATCAAAGTCGAGCACATTCTGCGCTACGCTCATCTGCTGCCGGAATTGCGCGCCACCGGCTGCATCATGGCGGTCAGCGCCGTCGAAGCGCTCGATGACGAGATTCTCGCCCGCTTTGCCAAACGCCACACCCGCGCCGATGTCGCCCGCGCCGTCGCGCTGCTGCGCGCCAATGATATTGCGCTTAACGCGACGTTTGTCGCGTTTACACCGTGGACAACCCGCCAGATCTATCGCGATCTGTTGCTGGGAATCGCCGAATTGGGGTTGATCGAAAGCGTCGCGCCAGTGCAGTACGGCCTGCGCCTGCTCATCCCCGCCGGCTCGCGCCTGCTCGAACTGCCCGACGTGCGCGCGCTGGTCGGGCCATTCGATCCCGCCGGCTTGGTATATCCGTGGCGTCACCCCGACCCGGCCATGGATACGTTGCAGCAGGCCGCGCTCGAATTGGCCCAATGCGGCGACCATGGCGGTATGTCGCGCACTGCTTTCTACCAGCGCCTGCTCGATCTGTGCGATCAGGTGATCGGGCCGGGACCGCGCCCGGCTACCCTCCCGCCATCCCCACCCATCCCCCGCCTCAGCGAACCGTGGTACTGCTGCGCCGAGCCGAATAATCAGCAATTGGCGGCCCGGTATTTGTGA
- a CDS encoding M42 family metallopeptidase gives MSLLSDGYINNWLLLALEQKELSVDAMLQLFGDLIAAPGPSGYEGAVREVMRRYLEPIGEIEIDYLGSIIAHRTGKPDGPRVALAAHLDEIGLLVTRITDDGFLKFQPLGGWWDHVLLGMRVEVIGRNGPIIGVIGAKPPHILSNDERSRLVEKKTMYIDIGATSRDEVVAWGVRPGDPVVPVGPLTPMRNPDLLMAKAIDNRVGCAIVVETLRRLVGVTHPNIIFGVGNVQEEVGLRGAATTTYTIQPDIGITIDTAIAGDTPGVGPDDAMSRLGQGPALLLIDGSLIAHATLRHLVIDVAAEEGIPLQFDLMPGGGTDGGRMHIFGKGVPTVVIGPPVRYIHSASAIVHRRDIEQTVQLLLALIQRLNSETVRQIRQGM, from the coding sequence GTGTCACTGCTGAGCGATGGGTATATCAACAACTGGCTGCTGCTCGCTCTTGAACAGAAGGAACTGTCTGTGGATGCAATGTTGCAACTCTTTGGCGATCTCATTGCTGCACCCGGCCCCTCCGGTTATGAAGGGGCGGTACGAGAGGTGATGCGCCGCTACCTTGAACCGATCGGCGAGATCGAGATCGATTATCTAGGTAGCATCATCGCACATCGCACGGGTAAACCCGACGGCCCACGGGTGGCACTCGCTGCTCATCTTGACGAGATCGGACTGCTCGTGACCCGCATCACCGACGATGGCTTTCTCAAGTTTCAACCGCTGGGCGGCTGGTGGGATCATGTGCTGTTGGGCATGCGGGTCGAGGTGATTGGTCGGAACGGTCCTATTATCGGCGTGATCGGGGCCAAACCCCCACACATTTTGAGCAACGACGAACGCAGCCGCTTGGTTGAAAAGAAAACAATGTACATCGACATTGGGGCCACGTCGCGTGATGAAGTAGTTGCGTGGGGAGTACGACCCGGTGATCCGGTGGTGCCGGTCGGGCCACTTACCCCAATGCGCAATCCCGATTTACTGATGGCCAAAGCGATCGATAACCGTGTCGGCTGTGCGATTGTCGTCGAAACCCTACGCAGATTAGTCGGCGTCACCCACCCTAATATCATCTTCGGGGTTGGAAATGTGCAAGAAGAGGTTGGTTTACGTGGCGCCGCAACCACTACTTATACGATTCAACCCGACATCGGGATTACCATCGATACCGCTATCGCCGGCGATACACCAGGGGTTGGCCCCGATGACGCGATGAGCCGTCTGGGACAAGGTCCGGCCTTACTCTTGATCGACGGATCACTGATCGCACACGCGACACTCCGCCATCTGGTGATCGATGTCGCTGCTGAAGAGGGCATCCCGCTCCAATTCGATCTGATGCCTGGGGGTGGTACTGATGGTGGCCGGATGCACATCTTTGGCAAGGGCGTACCAACCGTTGTGATCGGTCCACCGGTGCGCTACATCCATTCAGCATCAGCGATTGTTCACCGCCGTGACATCGAACAAACAGTGCAGCTCCTCCTGGCGCTGATCCAGCGCCTTAACAGTGAAACGGTGCGTCAGATTCGGCAGGGGATGTAG
- a CDS encoding lamin tail domain-containing protein, with amino-acid sequence MPNQHYRALLLVFAVVAVALLAIAQQTYAQPPPIACPTNQTVVLSGTNAPPQRSLVVFFAGQPVGGGFSDAAGYWRIPLRVNEPSGIYPVTVQVRGTEQVVAGVLCYVDVPLPMSATGGPTEPLLTATATDRPSAHLTTTPTPLRSTQTFTAIPRTPTGLPVTNTPTTAVTMAPVTPTTVATVATVTPTIRVTSVTATVTSTAIGDTGAPTRTPTLVPANLAVTLEIVPYDPATSTSLNDEYVQIRSEETIDLSIAGWRIVNISRSDRPTFIFPAFILAPEVDAYLYTGSGTNNFATGDFYWGRNAAVWRTGDIAHLLDAQGRVVSAYQVP; translated from the coding sequence ATGCCCAACCAGCACTATCGCGCGTTGCTACTTGTGTTTGCTGTTGTTGCCGTCGCCTTGTTGGCGATAGCGCAGCAAACGTATGCCCAACCGCCACCCATCGCTTGTCCAACTAACCAAACCGTTGTCCTCAGTGGCACCAATGCCCCACCACAGCGAAGTTTGGTCGTCTTCTTTGCCGGCCAACCGGTTGGTGGTGGCTTTAGCGATGCTGCCGGTTATTGGCGTATCCCACTACGTGTTAACGAACCGTCTGGGATTTATCCGGTGACTGTACAGGTACGGGGTACGGAACAGGTCGTGGCCGGTGTTCTTTGTTATGTTGATGTTCCTCTACCGATGTCGGCTACCGGCGGGCCGACTGAACCGTTATTGACTGCTACCGCAACCGATCGACCGTCTGCTCATCTGACTACCACACCTACACCGCTTCGTTCTACCCAGACCTTCACCGCTATACCGCGAACACCTACAGGACTGCCGGTGACGAATACACCGACGACAGCAGTTACGATGGCGCCCGTCACACCAACCACAGTAGCTACAGTAGCTACCGTAACGCCGACGATAAGGGTGACAAGTGTGACCGCCACCGTAACCTCCACGGCAATAGGTGATACTGGCGCACCTACCCGCACCCCAACGTTAGTTCCGGCTAATCTAGCGGTGACCCTGGAGATCGTACCGTATGATCCCGCAACGTCAACTTCGCTGAATGATGAATACGTGCAGATTCGCAGCGAAGAAACTATTGATCTGAGTATTGCCGGTTGGCGCATTGTCAACATTTCACGCTCAGACCGACCGACATTTATCTTTCCAGCCTTCATTCTGGCCCCTGAAGTTGATGCCTATCTTTATACCGGTAGCGGTACCAACAATTTTGCCACCGGCGACTTCTATTGGGGGCGGAATGCGGCTGTTTGGCGTACAGGTGATATTGCTCATTTACTCGATGCGCAGGGTAGGGTGGTAAGTGCGTATCAAGTGCCGTGA
- a CDS encoding alpha-E domain-containing protein: MLSRVADSLYWMSRYLERTEHTARLIGVGLTQILDQTPQAIAPRWGRLLAALHVEPPEAGLDDPQAITRLLTTDAANPASLASCITLARENARQVREQISSEMWEHINQLYLRMRATTIEQIWHDEPVEFYQMVKERLHLIQGITDATMNHGEGWRFIQVGRYLERIWATALLLEVFFHPYLNGDEGAIDSIDWVVLLKSCTAFEAYCKVYTADMQPAQIAEFLLLNAESPRSIRFAADQLQDSLEQISQLAGGRHAGRAERLAGRLRAQLDYGQVDEIIAGDLPLFLRQIRQQCTTIHEAIYQAYITYPIEQALLR, translated from the coding sequence ATGCTCTCACGAGTTGCTGATAGTCTCTACTGGATGAGCCGTTACCTTGAGCGCACCGAGCATACGGCGCGCCTGATCGGGGTCGGTCTCACCCAGATCCTTGACCAAACTCCGCAGGCGATCGCACCGCGCTGGGGCCGGCTGCTCGCCGCGCTACACGTCGAACCGCCGGAGGCCGGTCTCGACGATCCGCAGGCTATCACCCGCCTGCTCACCACCGACGCCGCTAACCCCGCTTCTCTCGCATCGTGCATTACGTTGGCGCGCGAAAATGCCCGCCAAGTGCGCGAGCAGATTAGCTCGGAGATGTGGGAGCATATTAACCAGCTCTACCTGCGTATGCGCGCCACAACCATCGAGCAGATCTGGCACGACGAGCCGGTCGAGTTTTATCAGATGGTCAAAGAGCGGTTGCACCTGATCCAAGGTATTACCGATGCCACGATGAACCACGGCGAGGGTTGGCGCTTCATTCAGGTCGGGCGGTATCTCGAACGGATCTGGGCCACCGCCCTGCTGCTCGAAGTCTTCTTTCATCCCTACCTCAACGGCGACGAAGGCGCTATCGACTCAATTGATTGGGTGGTGCTACTCAAGAGTTGCACCGCCTTCGAGGCGTATTGCAAAGTCTACACTGCCGATATGCAACCGGCCCAGATCGCTGAATTTCTCTTGTTGAACGCCGAAAGCCCGCGCTCGATCCGGTTTGCCGCCGACCAACTACAAGATAGTCTCGAACAGATCTCGCAACTTGCTGGCGGTCGCCACGCTGGCAGAGCCGAGCGGCTGGCGGGCCGGTTGCGCGCTCAACTTGACTATGGTCAGGTCGATGAGATTATCGCTGGCGATTTGCCGCTGTTCTTGCGGCAGATCCGGCAGCAATGCACCACCATTCACGAAGCGATCTATCAAGCGTATATTACCTATCCGATCGAGCAGGCGCTACTTAGATAG
- a CDS encoding modification methylase NspV, with the protein MLTNPSKTAFGNFQTPLELVQAVCALIAQTGFDPDTILEPTYEVGAFLQAALETFPNARRVLGFEINPNYVSQAQHVCSRICSQARVEIHQANFFLTDCPAIIATLPEPMLVIGNPPWVTNSALSALGSANTPVKANLDNLRGIDALTGKSNFDISDMDVAQKP; encoded by the coding sequence GTGCTTACGAACCCATCCAAAACCGCATTTGGCAATTTTCAAACGCCGCTGGAGCTAGTGCAAGCAGTTTGTGCGCTGATTGCACAGACCGGATTTGATCCTGATACCATTCTTGAACCAACATACGAGGTAGGGGCATTTCTACAAGCAGCGTTGGAAACGTTTCCTAACGCACGTCGCGTGCTCGGTTTTGAGATAAACCCGAACTATGTTTCACAGGCGCAACACGTTTGCTCAAGGATATGTTCGCAGGCGCGGGTTGAAATCCATCAAGCTAATTTCTTTCTCACCGATTGTCCGGCAATCATTGCCACATTGCCTGAGCCAATGCTCGTGATCGGAAATCCGCCATGGGTGACCAATTCGGCATTGAGCGCGCTAGGCAGCGCAAATACGCCGGTGAAAGCGAATCTTGATAATCTACGTGGCATTGATGCGCTCACCGGTAAAAGCAATTTTGATATCTCAGATATGGATGTTGCGCAAAAACCTTGA
- a CDS encoding transglutaminase family protein — MYYSILHKTRFRYSAPVTESQTEVRMCPRNEGTQRLIEFRLTTAPFARINHYHDWLGNEVYHFDVAVAHRQLLIIAESIVQLTPPPPLPDRLDSTAWLALDQLSTNDEFWDFLMPSHFIQTTPALLDLAREIGAERRSDPLTLLRELTHSIAQTFAYAPQMTRVDSPIDEALLARKGVCQDFAHIMIALVRRIGIPCRYVSGYLFHRTEDHDRSEEDATHAWVEAYLPQVGWVGFDPTNDLIAGERHIRVAVGRDYADVPPTRGIYRGQATSQLEVGVKVVPTAVHMDETEVLPQITTASVQAESQQQ, encoded by the coding sequence ATGTACTATTCGATCCTGCATAAGACACGCTTTCGCTATAGCGCGCCGGTCACCGAAAGCCAGACCGAAGTGCGGATGTGTCCCCGCAATGAGGGAACGCAGCGCCTGATCGAGTTTCGCCTCACCACCGCCCCGTTCGCGCGCATTAATCACTACCACGATTGGCTCGGCAACGAAGTCTACCACTTCGATGTTGCGGTGGCTCACCGGCAATTGCTGATCATCGCCGAATCCATCGTCCAACTCACACCGCCGCCGCCGCTACCCGACCGGCTCGATAGCACCGCATGGCTGGCGCTCGATCAGCTATCTACCAATGACGAGTTCTGGGATTTCTTGATGCCCAGTCACTTCATCCAAACCACGCCGGCCTTGCTCGATCTGGCGCGTGAAATTGGCGCTGAACGCCGATCCGATCCGCTCACCCTCCTCCGCGAACTGACTCACAGCATTGCCCAAACCTTTGCTTACGCGCCACAAATGACTCGCGTCGATTCGCCGATCGACGAGGCGCTGCTGGCACGCAAGGGGGTGTGCCAAGACTTCGCCCACATTATGATTGCACTCGTGCGGCGGATCGGGATTCCATGTCGGTACGTCAGCGGCTACCTCTTTCACCGCACCGAAGACCACGACCGTTCGGAAGAAGACGCGACCCATGCGTGGGTGGAGGCGTATTTGCCGCAAGTAGGATGGGTTGGCTTCGACCCGACCAACGATCTCATCGCCGGCGAACGCCATATCCGGGTGGCGGTTGGCCGCGACTACGCCGACGTGCCGCCGACTCGCGGCATCTACCGCGGCCAAGCGACCAGCCAGCTCGAAGTCGGGGTGAAGGTGGTGCCAACCGCCGTCCATATGGACGAAACCGAAGTGTTACCACAAATCACTACCGCCTCTGTCCAAGCTGAATCGCAACAACAGTAG
- a CDS encoding acyl-CoA desaturase, whose amino-acid sequence MARTVPGTEPKLEKSPLEKFVVLLVVVLPFLGTIYAMVMLWQQYVDWLDVTLMLTLYVISGLGITIGFHRMLTHKSFETSRPLKALLLIMGCMALEGDPTSWASTHIQHHAHSDDEDDPHSPLEGLWHSHVGWLFTHKHNIEMYGKWLTKDPTIVWVTKTWWLWAALGIIIPTLIAGWSGLIWGGLVRIFLTHHITWSVNSICHTFGRRDFNTRDASRNNFIVGLLAFGEGWHNNHHAFPRSAFHGLRWWQIDISAYIIRGLEKLGLVWNVHRVKPEDLHKRQIAPVLQEVMGD is encoded by the coding sequence ATGGCTCGCACCGTTCCTGGCACCGAACCCAAACTCGAAAAATCACCGCTCGAAAAATTTGTCGTCTTGTTGGTCGTCGTCCTCCCTTTTTTGGGCACCATTTACGCGATGGTCATGCTCTGGCAACAATACGTTGATTGGCTCGATGTGACCCTCATGCTCACGCTGTACGTTATCTCGGGGTTAGGCATTACCATCGGTTTTCACCGCATGCTCACGCACAAAAGCTTTGAGACGAGCCGTCCGCTTAAGGCCCTCTTGTTGATTATGGGATGTATGGCCCTCGAAGGTGATCCGACATCGTGGGCCTCGACCCATATTCAGCATCATGCCCACTCCGATGATGAAGATGATCCACATAGCCCGCTCGAAGGCCTATGGCATTCCCATGTAGGCTGGCTCTTCACCCATAAGCACAATATCGAGATGTACGGCAAATGGCTGACGAAGGATCCGACCATCGTGTGGGTAACGAAGACGTGGTGGCTATGGGCCGCGCTGGGTATTATTATCCCAACCCTTATTGCCGGCTGGAGTGGGTTGATCTGGGGGGGATTGGTACGGATTTTCCTGACCCACCACATCACGTGGAGTGTTAACTCGATCTGTCATACGTTTGGTCGCCGTGACTTCAATACACGTGACGCTAGTCGCAACAATTTTATCGTCGGATTACTCGCATTCGGTGAGGGTTGGCACAATAACCATCACGCCTTTCCACGCTCAGCTTTCCACGGTTTGCGTTGGTGGCAGATCGACATTTCGGCTTATATTATCCGTGGCCTCGAAAAACTCGGTTTAGTGTGGAATGTGCACCGCGTTAAACCGGAGGATCTCCACAAACGCCAGATTGCACCGGTGTTGCAAGAGGTGATGGGCGATTAG